In Candidatus Deferrimicrobiaceae bacterium, the genomic window CTTCGCGATGCGGATGCTGGCCGCGCTTCGCAACGAGTTCGGGGGACACGCGGTGAAGGCGGTGTCGAACGGGAAAAAGAAAGGGAAGCGGGATGGCTGAGGAGAGGAAAATTCCGGTCGAGACGGCCCTCCCCCCCGAGGCGTTGGCCGCCGCGTTGCCCCCGCCGTGCCTTCTCGTCATCTTCGGGGCTTCGGGGGACCTGACGAAGCGGAAGCTCGTCCCGGCCCTGTACGGCCTCTTCCGGGAAAAGCTTCTCCCGGAAGGGTTCGCCGTCCTGGGGGTATCGCGCACCCCGTACACCGACGACGCGTTCCGGGACTACCTCAGGGACGGTACCCCAGAAAGCGAGGCAGGGAAGTTCGACCCGGCCTCCTGGGACGCCTTCGCGAAACGGCTCTATTACCAGCCGGGGGACATCGGGGACCCGGAGAGCACCAGGACGTTGGCCGGGCGGATCCGCGCCGTGGCGAAGGAGCGGGGGGTCCCGGGGAACCTCATCTTCTACGCCTCCGTCGCGCCGAAGTTCTACGCGCCCCTCGTTCGCCGGATCGGGGAGGCCGGTCTTGCCACCGCATCGGAGGACCTGCCCGGTTACCGCCGCGTGGTGATCGAGAAGCCGTTCGGCCACGATCTGGCGAGCGCCCAAGAGCTCACGAAAGTGGTCTCGGGCGTATTCCGGGAGGACCAGGTCTACCGGATCGATCACTACCTCGGAAAGGAGACGGTCCAGAACATCCTGGTCTTCCGGTTCGGCAACGAGATCTTCGAGCCGGTCTGGAACCGGAACTACATCGACCACGTCCAGATCACGGTGGCCGAGACGCTGGGCGTGGAGGGCAGGGGCGACTATTACGACGGCGCGGGGGCGGTGCGGGACATGATCCAGAACCACCTGCTGCAGCTCCTCACGCTGGTGGCGATGGAGCCCCCGATCTCCCTCTCCGCCGAGGACGTGCGGGACGAGAAGCTGAAGCTTCTCCGCTCGATCGAGCCGATCCCCGACGAGGCCGTGGGCGACGTCTGCGTGCGGGGCCAGTACGCCGCCGGGGAGATCGGCGGGGAGAAGGTCGTCGCGTACCGCCAGGAGAAGGACGTCCCCCCGGGGTCCCTGACCGAGACGTACGCCGCATGGAAGCTGTCGATCGACAACTGGCGGTGGGGCGGGGTGCCGTTCTACCTCCGCACGGGGAAGCGCCTGGCACGGTCGGTCTCCGAAATCGCGATCCGTTTCCGCCCCGTTCCCTACCTCCTCTTCGGAGACACAGCGTGCGGCCAGCTGGAGTCG contains:
- the zwf gene encoding glucose-6-phosphate dehydrogenase translates to MAEERKIPVETALPPEALAAALPPPCLLVIFGASGDLTKRKLVPALYGLFREKLLPEGFAVLGVSRTPYTDDAFRDYLRDGTPESEAGKFDPASWDAFAKRLYYQPGDIGDPESTRTLAGRIRAVAKERGVPGNLIFYASVAPKFYAPLVRRIGEAGLATASEDLPGYRRVVIEKPFGHDLASAQELTKVVSGVFREDQVYRIDHYLGKETVQNILVFRFGNEIFEPVWNRNYIDHVQITVAETLGVEGRGDYYDGAGAVRDMIQNHLLQLLTLVAMEPPISLSAEDVRDEKLKLLRSIEPIPDEAVGDVCVRGQYAAGEIGGEKVVAYRQEKDVPPGSLTETYAAWKLSIDNWRWGGVPFYLRTGKRLARSVSEIAIRFRPVPYLLFGDTACGQLESNLLVLNIQPEEGIFLKVGAKSPGPSICVQPVEFQFTYERAFGAKSQPAYGRLLLDAMLGDTTLFPRDDTVGISWSLLSPLLSRWAENPGRDLFFYPAGSQGPKEADKILAREGRQWRIP